In Methylocystis echinoides, one genomic interval encodes:
- a CDS encoding acyl-CoA dehydrogenase, translated as MTYRAPLQDLIFSLRLAAGREALQADGLYADISGGVAEQTLAEAAKFAEGQLLPLDRAGDRIGARFSDGVVTTAPGWREAYAQWREGGWNAIAAAPDHGGMGLPALLNAACTEIWNGANISFALCPLLSHGAIEALEAHASAALKEAYLRKIVSGEWTGTMNLTEPQAGSDLALLRTRAERNGDGSYRLTGEKIYITYGEHDLVDNIIHLVLARLPDAPAGVKGISLFLVPKFLPEASGAFTRRNALRCAGVEHKLGIHGSPTCTMLYEDATGFLIGEEHNGLACMFTMMNNARLSVGLQGVALAERASQAALAYARERRQGRAPGARETSAIVDHPDVARMLLTMASLTAAARAICFETTAAQDRAHRDDDPARAKEADERASLLTPVAKAFSTDIGDEATSLAVQVFGGMGYIEETGVAQLMRDARICAIYEGTNGIQAIDLVGRKLAMSGGAAVRREIEDMRALARESDYANVAEAVESFAQASDYMAQAMKASPAEGLAGATPYLRLFALARGATLLEKGAKRARRENDPNAERYEALSHFFAKNVAVAAPGLARSVTEGGASVTTAAGMLKG; from the coding sequence ATGACTTACCGCGCGCCGCTTCAGGACCTCATCTTTTCCCTGCGCCTCGCCGCCGGCCGGGAGGCGCTGCAAGCGGACGGGCTCTACGCCGACATTTCCGGCGGCGTCGCCGAACAGACGCTTGCCGAGGCGGCGAAATTCGCCGAGGGACAATTACTGCCGCTCGACCGCGCCGGCGACCGGATCGGCGCACGCTTTTCGGACGGAGTCGTCACGACAGCGCCCGGCTGGCGCGAGGCCTATGCGCAATGGCGGGAGGGCGGCTGGAACGCCATCGCCGCGGCGCCGGACCATGGCGGGATGGGGCTCCCCGCCCTCCTCAACGCCGCCTGCACGGAAATCTGGAACGGCGCCAACATCTCCTTCGCGCTCTGCCCGCTGCTCAGCCATGGCGCCATCGAGGCGCTCGAGGCGCACGCCAGCGCCGCGCTCAAAGAGGCCTATCTGCGCAAGATCGTCAGCGGCGAATGGACCGGGACGATGAATTTGACCGAGCCGCAGGCCGGCTCCGATCTCGCGCTGTTGCGCACGCGCGCCGAGCGCAACGGCGACGGCTCCTACCGCCTCACCGGCGAGAAGATCTACATCACTTATGGCGAGCACGATCTCGTCGACAACATCATCCACCTCGTGCTGGCTCGGCTGCCCGATGCGCCCGCCGGCGTGAAAGGCATTTCGCTCTTTCTGGTTCCGAAATTCCTTCCCGAGGCGAGCGGCGCCTTCACGCGGCGTAACGCGTTGCGCTGCGCCGGCGTCGAGCACAAACTCGGGATTCATGGCTCGCCAACCTGCACCATGCTCTATGAGGACGCGACCGGCTTCCTTATCGGCGAGGAGCACAATGGCCTCGCCTGCATGTTCACGATGATGAACAACGCCCGCCTGTCGGTCGGTCTGCAGGGCGTCGCCCTCGCTGAGCGCGCGAGTCAGGCGGCCCTCGCTTACGCCCGCGAGCGCCGGCAGGGTCGCGCGCCGGGCGCCAGGGAGACGAGCGCCATCGTCGATCACCCCGACGTCGCGCGCATGCTCCTGACCATGGCGAGCCTGACGGCGGCCGCACGTGCGATCTGTTTCGAGACTACGGCCGCGCAGGACCGCGCCCATCGCGACGACGACCCCGCGCGCGCCAAGGAAGCCGACGAGCGCGCGAGTCTGCTGACCCCCGTCGCCAAGGCGTTTTCCACCGACATCGGCGACGAAGCGACGTCGCTTGCCGTACAGGTCTTCGGCGGCATGGGCTATATCGAAGAGACGGGCGTCGCCCAGCTCATGCGCGACGCCCGCATTTGCGCGATCTACGAAGGCACGAACGGCATTCAGGCGATTGACCTCGTCGGCCGAAAACTCGCCATGTCGGGCGGCGCCGCCGTGCGTCGGGAGATCGAGGACATGCGCGCCCTTGCGCGGGAGAGCGATTACGCCAATGTCGCCGAAGCTGTGGAGTCCTTCGCGCAGGCAAGCGACTACATGGCGCAGGCGATGAAAGCGTCGCCTGCGGAAGGACTGGCCGGCGCGACGCCCTATCTCCGACTTTTCGCGCTCGCGCGCGGCGCGACGCTTCTGGAGAAAGGGGCGAAACGCGCCCGCCGCGAGAACGACCCCAACGCCGAGCGCTACGAAGCGCTTTCGCATTTTTTCGCCAAGAACGTCGCCGTCGCCGCGCCGGGACTGGCCCGCAGCGTGACGGAAGGCGGCGCTTCCGTGACGACTGCGGCTGGAATGTTGAAGGGTTAA
- a CDS encoding DEAD/DEAH box helicase, with protein sequence MTNFSDLGLAEILLRALAREGYETPTSIQAQAIPYLLQGRDLLGIAQTGTGKTAAFALPILERLIADRRRPAPFTARALVLAPTRELAAQIADSFRSYGQFLRPSVGVIVGGVSHRPQIDMLARGLDVLVATPGRLLDHVASGRMKLAQTEVLVLDEADHMLDLGFIIPIRQIVAKLPKKRQTLLFSATMPKEIAGLAQDMLNDPAQVAVTPVATTAERVAQHVFLVDGGAKRDVLLELMNDVDISRAIVFTRTKRGADRVAQHLDAAGVGAEAIHGNKSQSQRIRALDGFRKGRTRVLVATDIAARGIDVDGVTHVVNFELPETPEAYVHRIGRTARAGASGRAISLCDNGERPLLRQIEKLTRQSLPVTDRRSDGERHDETAPARRGARGGAPKANGGARHAQKHPRREGPHRDGPRAEGRRPPRSGAGQKRRAQGGTHRPHPTQG encoded by the coding sequence GTGACCAATTTTTCCGATCTTGGCCTTGCCGAGATTCTGCTTCGCGCCCTCGCTCGCGAAGGCTATGAGACCCCGACTTCCATTCAGGCCCAGGCGATTCCTTATCTTCTGCAGGGCCGCGATCTCCTCGGCATCGCCCAGACCGGCACCGGCAAGACGGCGGCCTTCGCCCTGCCGATTCTGGAACGCTTGATCGCCGACCGGCGCCGGCCGGCGCCCTTTACCGCGCGGGCGCTGGTGCTGGCCCCGACGCGCGAACTCGCCGCGCAGATCGCCGACAGCTTCCGTTCCTACGGCCAATTTCTGCGGCCGAGCGTCGGCGTCATCGTCGGCGGCGTGTCGCATCGTCCCCAAATCGACATGCTGGCGCGCGGGCTGGACGTGCTCGTCGCGACGCCGGGCCGTTTGCTCGATCATGTCGCCAGCGGCCGCATGAAGCTGGCGCAGACCGAAGTGCTGGTTCTGGATGAAGCCGATCACATGCTGGATCTCGGTTTCATCATCCCGATCCGCCAGATTGTCGCCAAGCTTCCCAAGAAGCGCCAGACGCTGTTGTTCTCCGCCACCATGCCGAAGGAGATCGCCGGCCTCGCGCAGGACATGCTGAACGATCCCGCCCAGGTCGCCGTGACGCCCGTCGCGACGACGGCGGAGCGCGTCGCGCAGCATGTGTTCCTCGTCGACGGCGGGGCGAAGCGGGACGTGCTTCTCGAATTGATGAATGACGTCGACATCTCGCGCGCCATCGTCTTCACGCGCACCAAGCGTGGCGCGGATCGCGTGGCGCAGCATCTCGACGCCGCCGGCGTCGGCGCGGAGGCGATCCACGGCAACAAGAGCCAGAGCCAGCGCATTCGCGCCCTCGACGGTTTCCGCAAGGGCCGTACGCGCGTGCTCGTCGCAACGGACATCGCCGCCCGCGGCATCGATGTCGACGGCGTGACGCATGTGGTGAATTTCGAACTTCCGGAGACGCCGGAAGCTTATGTCCATCGCATCGGCCGCACGGCGCGGGCCGGCGCCTCGGGCCGTGCGATTTCGCTTTGCGACAACGGCGAGCGGCCGCTGCTGCGCCAGATCGAGAAACTCACCCGCCAGTCGCTGCCCGTGACCGACCGCCGCAGCGACGGCGAGCGCCATGATGAGACCGCCCCGGCTCGCCGCGGCGCGCGCGGCGGCGCCCCCAAGGCCAACGGCGGCGCGCGCCATGCGCAGAAACATCCTCGCCGCGAGGGGCCGCATCGCGATGGCCCGCGCGCCGAAGGCCGCCGCCCGCCGCGCTCCGGCGCCGGTCAGAAGCGCCGCGCGCAGGGCGGTACCCATCGTCCGCACCCCACGCAGGGGTGA
- a CDS encoding alpha/beta fold hydrolase, protein MTDAESLLGARRILVSANGLTFEVFEAGEGERLALLLHGFPETAVMWRHLVAPLVAKGYRVWAVNQRGYGATTRPRSREDYALAALTGDVAALIDASGAPSVTLIGHDWGGMVAWVVAIRKLRPLDRLVVINIPHPLCFRAALRGFRQKLKSAYAAFFQIPVLPDWLLSAGQGYLTGLLVRVAARRAEAIPPKVLALYRDNAAAPGGATAMLNWYRAAGRELFAAADLAAPIDVPVLVVWGTDDAALALVCLEGTDRYARQLRIELLPGVSHFSPEDAPEKLVALMENFL, encoded by the coding sequence TTGACGGACGCGGAGAGCCTGCTTGGCGCGCGCCGCATCCTCGTTTCCGCCAATGGGCTGACCTTCGAGGTCTTCGAGGCGGGGGAGGGGGAGCGGCTGGCGCTGCTGCTGCACGGCTTTCCCGAAACAGCCGTGATGTGGCGCCATCTCGTCGCGCCGCTCGTCGCCAAGGGTTACCGGGTCTGGGCCGTCAATCAGCGCGGCTATGGCGCCACCACCCGGCCGCGCAGTCGCGAAGACTATGCACTGGCCGCGCTCACGGGCGACGTCGCGGCGCTGATCGACGCCTCTGGGGCGCCGTCGGTTACGCTCATCGGCCACGACTGGGGCGGCATGGTCGCCTGGGTCGTGGCGATCCGCAAGCTGCGGCCGCTAGACCGGCTTGTCGTCATCAATATTCCGCATCCGCTCTGTTTCCGGGCCGCGCTGCGGGGCTTTCGGCAGAAGCTGAAATCCGCCTACGCCGCTTTCTTCCAGATTCCCGTTCTGCCCGACTGGCTGCTCTCCGCCGGACAGGGTTATCTGACGGGGCTTCTCGTCCGCGTCGCGGCCCGCCGCGCCGAAGCGATTCCGCCGAAAGTGCTGGCGCTTTACCGCGATAACGCCGCCGCCCCCGGCGGCGCGACCGCCATGCTCAACTGGTATCGCGCGGCCGGGCGGGAACTCTTCGCGGCCGCCGACCTCGCCGCGCCGATTGACGTTCCTGTCCTTGTCGTCTGGGGAACCGACGACGCCGCCTTGGCGTTAGTTTGCCTGGAGGGGACCGACCGCTACGCCCGTCAGCTTCGGATCGAGCTTCTCCCAGGCGTGAGCCATTTCTCGCCCGAGGACGCGCCGGAGAAGCTCGTTGCGTTGATGGAGAATTTCCTTTAA
- the glpD gene encoding glycerol-3-phosphate dehydrogenase, which translates to MYDLLIIGGGVNGCAIARDAAGRGLSVRLVEQNDLASGTSSASTKLIHGGLRYLELYEFRLVHEALAERELLLAAAPHVIWPLKFVLPYEKGLRPVWMLRVGLFLYDHLARRKRLEGSHMVSLKGNELGAPLRDAYSVGFTYADCWVDDSRLVVLNALDAKERGATISVGERLIDARRENGHWTAALDNGVRVEARVLVNAAGPWVSQVIDGALHLRSRKHVRLVKGSHLVTRRLYEGDHAYILQNPDGRIVFAIPYEQDFTLVGTTDVAFDGAPGQVDISASETDYLIAAINHFLRRPLNRDDIVWSYSGLRPLYDDGSLNASVVTRDYAFDLDAPEGAPPALSIFGGKITTSRRLAEHALDDLAAFLPPHGGAWTERGVFPGGDVAFDEFLAHLSAEKPFLGHALARRLARAYGTRAERFLKHARSMEDLGRDFGCGLTEAEVRYLVENEWARKAEDVLWRRSKLGLHLGEGQQAALRTFMAA; encoded by the coding sequence ATGTACGACCTTCTCATCATCGGCGGCGGCGTCAACGGCTGCGCCATCGCGCGCGACGCGGCGGGGCGGGGGCTTTCTGTACGACTGGTCGAGCAGAACGATCTCGCGAGCGGCACGTCATCCGCCTCGACCAAACTGATCCACGGCGGCCTGCGATATCTGGAACTCTACGAGTTCCGACTCGTGCACGAAGCGCTTGCCGAGCGCGAACTTTTGCTGGCCGCCGCGCCGCATGTCATTTGGCCGCTCAAGTTCGTTCTGCCGTACGAGAAGGGCCTGCGTCCCGTATGGATGCTGCGGGTCGGCCTGTTTCTTTACGATCATCTCGCGCGGCGCAAGCGGCTCGAGGGCTCGCACATGGTGTCGCTCAAAGGCAACGAACTCGGCGCGCCGCTGCGCGACGCTTATTCTGTTGGTTTCACTTACGCCGACTGCTGGGTCGACGACTCCCGCCTCGTCGTGCTCAATGCGCTCGACGCCAAGGAACGCGGCGCAACGATCAGCGTGGGCGAGCGGCTGATCGACGCCAGGCGAGAGAACGGACATTGGACCGCGGCCCTCGACAACGGCGTGAGAGTGGAAGCGCGCGTCCTCGTCAACGCCGCCGGACCCTGGGTGTCGCAGGTGATCGACGGCGCCCTGCATCTGCGCTCGCGCAAGCATGTGCGGCTCGTTAAAGGCTCGCATCTCGTTACGCGAAGACTCTACGAGGGCGACCACGCCTATATTCTGCAAAATCCCGACGGGCGCATTGTTTTCGCAATTCCCTATGAGCAGGACTTCACGCTTGTCGGCACGACCGACGTCGCTTTTGACGGGGCGCCAGGGCAGGTCGACATCAGCGCGTCGGAAACCGATTACCTCATCGCCGCCATCAATCACTTTCTGCGCCGGCCGCTGAACCGCGACGACATCGTCTGGAGCTATTCGGGGCTTCGGCCGCTTTACGACGACGGCTCGCTCAACGCCTCGGTCGTGACGCGCGACTACGCCTTCGATCTCGACGCTCCCGAGGGCGCGCCGCCGGCGCTGTCGATTTTCGGCGGCAAGATCACGACGTCGCGACGCCTCGCCGAACATGCGCTCGACGATCTTGCGGCCTTTCTGCCGCCGCATGGCGGAGCGTGGACGGAACGCGGCGTCTTTCCCGGCGGCGACGTGGCCTTCGACGAGTTCCTCGCGCATTTGTCGGCTGAGAAGCCGTTTCTCGGACATGCGCTCGCCCGGCGCCTCGCGCGCGCCTATGGGACGCGCGCCGAGCGTTTTCTCAAACATGCGCGGTCGATGGAGGATCTCGGCCGCGATTTCGGCTGCGGCCTTACCGAAGCCGAAGTGCGTTACCTCGTCGAAAACGAATGGGCGCGCAAGGCCGAGGACGTGTTATGGCGGCGCTCGAAGCTCGGCTTACATTTGGGCGAGGGCCAGCAGGCGGCGTTGCGGACGTTCATGGCCGCGTAA
- a CDS encoding zinc ribbon domain-containing protein: MPLYAFRCQDCAHEFETLARFEETPACPACGATHVERQLSLIAKPAAGGDAGPGESCAAMSGGAPCPSCPALAG; the protein is encoded by the coding sequence ATGCCGCTCTACGCTTTTCGTTGTCAGGACTGCGCTCATGAATTTGAAACGCTGGCGCGTTTCGAGGAGACCCCGGCCTGCCCGGCCTGCGGCGCGACCCATGTCGAGCGCCAGCTGTCGCTGATCGCCAAGCCCGCCGCTGGCGGTGACGCCGGACCCGGCGAGAGCTGCGCCGCCATGAGCGGGGGCGCGCCCTGTCCGAGCTGTCCGGCGCTCGCCGGTTGA